One genomic window of Paraburkholderia phytofirmans PsJN includes the following:
- a CDS encoding efflux RND transporter permease subunit — MNFSRLFILRPVATSLLMVALVLVGLVAVRFLPVSSLPDVDYPTIQVQTFYPGASPNVMATTVTAPLEVQLGEIPGLQQMVSYSSEGASVITLQFDLSLNLDIAEQNVQQAINAANSFLPAGLPAPPTYAKVNPADQPILTLAVTSKSMSLTQLQDTANNRLATKISEVPGVGLVTTAGGNVPAVRVEADPQKLAAYGLNLDDLRTLLANVNVSQPKGNFDGPELDYTINANDQIVDPQDYLATVIAYQNGAPVYLRDVARVSQAAQDVERGAWYNRTPAIVLNVQRQPGANVIATVNQIMKQLPALESTLPAGLQVTVVANTTGVIRSSVSDAAFELVLAVVLVVLVIFVFLRNVPATIIPSISVPVSLIGALAVMYQLNYSIDNLSLMALIIATGFVVDDSIVMIENIVRYLEEGKTPLEAALEGAGQIGFTILSLTVSLIAVLIPLLFMGGVIGRLFSEFAITLAVTIVISAVVSLTVVPMLCARLLRAQAQRHPSRFERISEGLFDKTLAAYERGLVWVLDHQLLTLVVALITVALTAILYIVIPKGLFPVQDVGVIQGISVADNSVSYTAMVRRQSALADAILKDPDVVSLTSYVGIDGTNPTLNNGRFLINLRPRDDRSITAEEIGRRIQQEVADVPGIRLYLQPEQDLTLDTSISRNQYNFVLRGPNQQAFNQYVPALIARMKQISAITDVTSDLNTNGLSVNVEVNRQLAARYGITAATIDNALYDALGQRIVSTIFQQSDQYRVILVAKPETIPTVQSIGNLYLPSQTSSTGQVPLSGIAKISITQSPLLISHLAQFPSVTISFNLAQDASLSAAVAQIRDAEKAVALPPSITTSFQGAAQAFEDSLSSEVYLLIAALVAVYIVLGVLYESYIHPVTILSTLPSAGIGALLALMIAGSDLDVIGIIGIVLLIGIVKKNAIMMVDFALEAERVHGKPPREAIFEASLLRFRPILMTTLAAMLGALPMLLGTGTGSELRRPLGLAIIGGLTLSQVLTLFTTPVIYLFFDRLAQRVKNRRRDVNDGAAAPPENAP, encoded by the coding sequence ATGAACTTCTCCCGCCTGTTCATCCTGAGACCCGTGGCGACGTCGCTGCTGATGGTCGCGCTCGTACTCGTGGGTCTGGTCGCGGTGCGCTTCCTGCCGGTCTCGTCGCTGCCCGACGTCGACTATCCGACCATCCAGGTCCAGACCTTCTACCCGGGCGCGAGTCCGAACGTGATGGCGACCACCGTCACCGCGCCGCTCGAAGTCCAGCTCGGCGAGATTCCCGGCTTGCAGCAGATGGTGTCTTACAGTTCGGAAGGCGCGTCGGTGATCACGCTGCAATTCGATCTCTCGCTGAATCTGGACATCGCCGAACAGAACGTGCAGCAGGCGATCAATGCCGCCAACAGTTTCCTGCCGGCCGGTCTGCCCGCGCCGCCGACCTACGCCAAGGTCAATCCGGCCGATCAGCCGATCCTCACACTCGCGGTCACGTCGAAGTCCATGTCGCTGACGCAGTTGCAGGACACCGCCAACAATCGCCTCGCCACCAAGATTTCCGAAGTGCCCGGCGTGGGTCTCGTCACGACTGCCGGGGGCAACGTGCCGGCCGTGCGCGTCGAAGCGGACCCGCAGAAGCTCGCCGCCTACGGCCTGAATCTCGACGATCTGCGCACGCTGCTCGCGAACGTCAACGTCAGCCAGCCGAAAGGCAACTTCGACGGACCGGAGCTCGACTACACGATCAACGCGAACGATCAGATCGTCGACCCGCAAGATTATCTGGCCACGGTGATCGCGTATCAGAACGGCGCGCCGGTGTATCTGCGCGACGTCGCGCGCGTGAGCCAGGCCGCGCAGGATGTGGAACGCGGCGCGTGGTACAACCGCACGCCGGCCATCGTGCTGAACGTGCAGCGTCAGCCGGGCGCGAACGTGATCGCCACCGTCAACCAGATCATGAAGCAGCTGCCGGCCCTCGAATCGACGCTGCCCGCCGGCCTGCAAGTCACGGTGGTGGCGAACACCACGGGCGTGATCCGCTCCTCGGTCTCGGACGCGGCGTTCGAACTGGTGCTCGCCGTCGTGCTGGTGGTGCTAGTGATTTTTGTGTTTCTGCGCAACGTGCCCGCCACGATCATTCCGAGTATCTCCGTGCCGGTCTCGCTGATCGGCGCGCTTGCCGTGATGTACCAGCTCAACTATTCGATCGACAACCTCTCGCTGATGGCGCTGATCATCGCCACGGGTTTCGTCGTGGACGATTCGATCGTGATGATCGAGAACATCGTGCGCTATCTGGAGGAAGGCAAGACTCCGCTCGAAGCCGCGCTCGAAGGCGCCGGCCAGATCGGCTTCACGATCCTCTCGCTGACGGTCTCGCTGATCGCCGTTCTGATTCCGCTGCTGTTCATGGGCGGCGTGATCGGCCGTCTCTTCAGCGAATTCGCCATCACGCTCGCGGTGACGATCGTGATCTCGGCGGTGGTCTCCCTGACCGTCGTGCCGATGCTCTGCGCGCGTCTGTTGCGCGCCCAGGCGCAACGTCATCCGAGCCGCTTCGAACGCATCAGCGAAGGGCTATTCGACAAGACGCTCGCCGCCTACGAGCGCGGCCTCGTCTGGGTGCTCGATCACCAGTTGCTGACGCTTGTGGTCGCGCTGATTACCGTCGCGCTCACCGCGATCCTCTACATCGTGATTCCGAAGGGACTGTTCCCGGTGCAGGACGTCGGCGTGATTCAGGGCATCAGCGTAGCCGACAACTCGGTTTCGTACACGGCCATGGTCCGGCGTCAAAGCGCCCTTGCCGACGCGATTCTGAAGGATCCCGACGTGGTGTCGCTGACTTCGTACGTGGGGATCGACGGGACCAATCCGACGCTGAACAACGGCCGCTTCCTGATCAATCTGCGCCCGCGCGACGACCGCTCAATCACCGCCGAGGAAATCGGCCGCCGCATCCAGCAGGAAGTCGCCGACGTGCCCGGCATTCGCCTCTATCTGCAGCCTGAGCAGGACCTGACGCTCGACACCTCGATCTCGCGCAACCAGTACAACTTCGTGCTGCGCGGGCCGAACCAGCAGGCTTTCAATCAATACGTGCCCGCGCTGATCGCGCGCATGAAGCAGATTTCCGCGATCACGGACGTCACCAGCGATCTGAACACCAACGGCCTGAGCGTGAACGTCGAAGTGAACCGTCAGCTTGCCGCGCGCTACGGCATCACGGCGGCCACGATCGACAACGCGCTGTACGACGCGCTCGGCCAGCGCATCGTCTCGACCATCTTCCAGCAGTCCGATCAGTACCGCGTGATTCTGGTGGCGAAGCCCGAGACGATTCCCACGGTGCAATCCATCGGCAATCTGTATTTGCCGAGTCAAACCAGCAGCACCGGGCAGGTGCCGCTGTCGGGCATCGCGAAGATCAGCATCACGCAATCGCCGTTGTTGATCAGCCACCTCGCGCAGTTCCCTTCCGTCACGATCTCGTTCAACCTCGCGCAGGACGCGTCGCTGAGCGCCGCCGTGGCGCAAATCCGCGACGCCGAGAAAGCGGTGGCGCTACCGCCTTCCATCACGACCTCGTTCCAGGGCGCGGCCCAGGCGTTCGAAGATTCGCTTTCCAGCGAGGTGTATCTGCTGATCGCCGCGTTGGTCGCGGTGTATATCGTGCTCGGCGTGCTGTACGAGAGCTACATTCATCCGGTAACGATTCTCTCGACGCTGCCCTCGGCGGGCATCGGCGCTTTGCTCGCGTTGATGATCGCGGGCAGCGATCTCGACGTGATCGGCATCATCGGCATCGTGCTGCTGATCGGCATCGTCAAGAAGAACGCGATCATGATGGTCGACTTCGCGCTCGAAGCGGAGCGCGTGCACGGCAAGCCGCCGCGCGAAGCGATCTTCGAAGCATCGCTGCTGCGCTTCCGGCCGATCCTGATGACCACGCTCGCCGCCATGCTCGGCGCGCTGCCGATG
- a CDS encoding efflux RND transporter periplasmic adaptor subunit, protein MSDAPAIQVKRPRRGRIVLAIVVLALIALVAFHVLRSKPAKPTVAPQVVTVAAATTGPMPEILSELGTVTPVATVTVLPQLSGYLTAVGYREGQDVQKGQFLAQIDPRQYEISKRQAEAQLAKDKAALAQARADLARYTQLNEHKSIAEQTYADQKFLVQQDEAAIKADEANIAQFDLDLIYCHITAPVSGRVGLRLVDPGNYVTASSQPGIAVITTMKPTTVQFTVPQTALDKVLQRVNAGAQLPVTVFSSDNSRQIATGTLYAINNQMATATGTVTLRATVPNDDEALFPNEFVNVKLLVDTLQNAVLVPTPAVQSGAPGDYVYLVNADNTVSVRKVTLGPGDGRHTVITAGLAAGNVVVTDGMDRLSDGVKIKPSAARPAAGASGASGASGATPPGSAANAASAAS, encoded by the coding sequence ATGAGCGACGCGCCGGCAATCCAGGTCAAGCGTCCGCGGCGCGGCCGCATCGTGCTCGCAATCGTGGTGCTGGCGCTGATCGCGCTGGTGGCGTTTCATGTGCTGCGCTCGAAGCCAGCCAAGCCCACCGTGGCGCCGCAGGTCGTGACGGTCGCCGCCGCCACCACGGGACCGATGCCGGAAATTTTGAGCGAGCTAGGCACGGTGACGCCCGTCGCCACCGTCACCGTGCTGCCGCAACTGAGCGGCTACCTGACCGCCGTCGGCTATCGCGAAGGCCAGGACGTGCAGAAAGGCCAGTTCCTCGCGCAGATCGACCCGCGCCAGTACGAAATCAGCAAGCGGCAAGCGGAGGCGCAACTCGCCAAGGACAAGGCGGCGCTTGCCCAGGCGCGTGCCGATCTCGCGCGCTATACGCAACTGAACGAACATAAGTCGATCGCCGAGCAGACCTATGCGGACCAGAAGTTTCTCGTCCAGCAGGACGAGGCGGCCATCAAGGCCGACGAAGCCAACATCGCCCAATTCGATCTCGACCTGATCTACTGCCACATCACCGCGCCGGTATCGGGCCGGGTCGGGTTGCGTCTCGTCGACCCGGGCAACTACGTGACCGCATCGAGTCAACCCGGCATCGCGGTCATCACGACAATGAAGCCGACCACCGTCCAGTTCACGGTTCCGCAAACCGCGCTCGATAAGGTGCTGCAGCGCGTCAACGCCGGTGCGCAGTTGCCGGTCACGGTGTTCAGCAGCGACAACTCCCGGCAGATCGCGACCGGCACGCTGTACGCGATCAACAACCAGATGGCGACCGCGACCGGCACCGTCACATTGCGCGCAACCGTCCCCAACGACGACGAGGCGCTCTTTCCCAACGAGTTCGTCAACGTCAAACTGCTGGTCGATACGCTGCAAAACGCGGTGCTGGTGCCGACGCCGGCGGTGCAGAGCGGCGCGCCGGGTGACTACGTGTATCTGGTCAACGCCGACAATACGGTGTCGGTGCGCAAGGTCACGCTGGGACCGGGCGACGGCCGGCATACGGTGATCACGGCGGGGCTCGCCGCGGGCAACGTGGTCGTCACCGACGGCATGGACCGTTTGAGCGACGGCGTGAAGATCAAGCCGTCGGCGGCGCGGCCGGCTGCGGGTGCTTCGGGTGCTTCGGGTGCTTCGGGTGCTACGCCGCCCGGGTCCGCGGCTAACGCAGCATCCGCAGCCTCATAG
- a CDS encoding ABC transporter ATP-binding protein yields the protein MELTNDGDTGRAGRVRRRRQSRVLSRYAGRPIRLIWRYVARRKLAHAVVLASVVAAVGCALGSQYGIRNLVDALPGGRAHPQHVIHAFAVLVALILADNLFWRIAGWVSARTFVAVTGDIRREMFDYLTVHAPTFFSDKQPGVLSSRISATANAVYVIENTVAWTALPPCLTVIGAIVMVGAVSIPMSLTLVGISAGLAFCLFLLARKGTSRHEAFAAQAASVDGELVDVIGNMGLVRAFCALVLERRRFDTLLAAEGDARRRSLLYLEKLRLLHAFAICILSAGVLGWTVWLWSVGRATTGDVVLIGSLGFSILHGSRDIAVAFVDLTQYVARLGEASETLLIPHAMPEPTRATPLEVRQASVDFENVTFAYPGRRPVLTGLNLHIGAGERVGLIGPSGAGKSTILALLQHFYEPDSGCVRISGQDIAHVTLQSLQGAISIVPQDASLFHRSLLDNIRYGCPDATEADVRRACEDAYCLDFINAMPEGLNTIAGDRGTKLSGGQRQRIAIARAILKDSPILLLDEATSALDTASETAIQAALERLMQHRTVIAIAHRLSTLQSFDRIVVLNRGRVVQQGTPAELAAVPGIYRDTLARQIRRTPAPRPELM from the coding sequence ATGGAACTGACCAACGATGGCGATACTGGCCGGGCCGGGCGCGTGCGCAGACGGCGGCAGTCCCGCGTGCTGTCGCGATACGCCGGGCGGCCCATCCGGCTGATCTGGCGTTACGTGGCGCGCCGCAAGCTGGCGCACGCCGTCGTGCTGGCCAGCGTAGTGGCCGCCGTCGGCTGCGCGCTGGGGTCGCAATACGGGATCCGCAATCTGGTCGACGCATTGCCCGGCGGCCGCGCGCATCCGCAACACGTGATTCACGCGTTTGCCGTACTGGTCGCGCTGATCCTCGCCGACAACCTGTTCTGGCGCATCGCCGGCTGGGTCTCGGCGCGCACGTTCGTGGCCGTGACCGGCGACATCCGGCGCGAGATGTTCGACTATCTCACGGTGCACGCCCCCACCTTCTTCTCCGACAAGCAACCCGGCGTGCTGTCGAGCCGGATCTCGGCGACGGCCAACGCGGTGTACGTGATCGAAAACACGGTGGCTTGGACGGCCTTGCCGCCGTGTCTGACCGTGATCGGGGCCATCGTCATGGTCGGTGCGGTCAGCATTCCCATGAGCCTCACGCTGGTCGGCATTTCGGCCGGACTGGCTTTCTGCCTGTTCCTGCTGGCCCGTAAAGGCACCTCCCGGCACGAGGCGTTCGCCGCGCAGGCCGCCTCGGTCGACGGCGAACTGGTGGACGTGATCGGCAATATGGGGCTGGTCCGCGCGTTCTGCGCGCTGGTGCTCGAGCGGCGCCGCTTCGACACGCTGCTCGCCGCCGAAGGCGACGCCCGCAGGCGCAGCCTGCTTTATCTCGAGAAGCTGCGCCTGTTGCACGCGTTCGCCATCTGCATTCTGTCGGCTGGCGTGCTCGGGTGGACCGTGTGGCTGTGGAGCGTCGGGCGCGCCACGACCGGCGATGTCGTTCTGATCGGCTCGCTCGGTTTCTCGATCCTGCACGGCTCGCGCGACATCGCCGTGGCGTTCGTCGATCTGACGCAGTATGTCGCCCGGCTCGGCGAAGCCTCGGAAACACTGCTGATCCCGCACGCCATGCCCGAGCCGACCAGAGCGACGCCGCTCGAAGTCCGACAAGCCAGCGTCGACTTCGAAAACGTGACGTTCGCGTATCCGGGCCGCCGCCCGGTGTTGACCGGCCTGAACCTGCATATCGGCGCGGGCGAGCGCGTCGGTCTGATCGGGCCTTCGGGCGCGGGAAAATCGACCATCCTCGCGCTCCTTCAGCACTTCTACGAACCGGACTCCGGCTGCGTGCGCATTTCAGGCCAGGATATCGCGCATGTCACGCTGCAGAGCTTGCAAGGCGCCATCTCGATCGTGCCGCAGGACGCGTCGCTGTTTCATCGCTCGCTGCTGGACAACATTCGCTACGGTTGCCCCGACGCCACCGAGGCCGACGTGCGCCGCGCGTGCGAAGACGCCTACTGCCTCGATTTCATCAACGCGATGCCCGAAGGGCTCAACACCATTGCGGGCGATCGCGGCACCAAGCTTTCCGGCGGACAACGGCAGCGCATCGCGATCGCCCGGGCCATTCTGAAAGACTCGCCCATCCTACTGCTCGACGAAGCGACCTCCGCGCTCGACACTGCATCGGAGACCGCCATTCAGGCGGCGCTCGAACGGCTCATGCAGCATCGCACCGTCATCGCGATCGCTCACCGGCTGTCGACCTTGCAGTCGTTCGACCGGATCGTGGTGCTTAACCGCGGCCGCGTCGTTCAGCAAGGCACGCCGGCCGAGCTGGCCGCCGTGCCGGGTATCTATCGCGACACGCTGGCGCGGCAGATCAGACGCACGCCCGCGCCGCGCCCCGAGCTGATGTGA
- a CDS encoding hybrid sensor histidine kinase/response regulator, translating into MSDPMQPPFSILFVDDDEMSRNHFARAMSADYKVYVAQSADEAITVLGKHASEIAVLVTDFRMPGRDGDELLREVAHEYPQIVRILVTAYADKDMLLQTVNTGDVFRIIEKPLRTDMVREVLHLATARYTERETRQQRLLAMDETLAFLAHELNTPLATISLFARSVENDVAEQYDPERQREIGLAAKSMLNNAQYCLTLISSFWATVHKSGGQKSASGGGTRAVRATRLIATLLDTYPFVASQRDWVKVDVEGDFVVHAMPNCVALVLSSLLSNALRALDGGSAPVLRLEVVAFPEPEIRIRDNGPGIAPEVKARLLQDPVTTYAGAGGHGMGMIFCNRIMQSFGGCLRIESTVGAGTTVTMGFPGFNSRMHSADDEEPSASQAALR; encoded by the coding sequence ATGAGTGACCCTATGCAGCCGCCGTTTTCCATTCTCTTCGTCGACGACGACGAGATGTCGCGCAATCACTTCGCGCGCGCGATGAGCGCCGATTACAAAGTGTATGTCGCACAAAGCGCTGACGAGGCGATAACGGTGCTAGGCAAACACGCCTCCGAGATTGCCGTGCTGGTGACCGACTTCCGCATGCCTGGCCGCGACGGCGACGAACTGCTGCGCGAGGTGGCGCACGAGTATCCGCAAATCGTGCGCATTCTCGTGACCGCTTATGCCGACAAGGACATGCTGCTGCAAACGGTCAATACCGGCGACGTGTTCCGCATCATCGAAAAGCCGCTGCGAACGGACATGGTGCGCGAGGTGCTGCACCTCGCCACCGCGCGTTACACCGAACGGGAAACGCGTCAGCAGCGGCTGCTCGCCATGGACGAGACGCTCGCCTTCCTCGCGCACGAACTGAACACACCGCTGGCCACGATCTCGCTGTTCGCGCGCTCCGTGGAGAACGACGTGGCCGAGCAATACGATCCCGAGCGTCAGCGGGAGATCGGCCTCGCGGCGAAGTCCATGTTGAACAACGCGCAGTATTGCCTGACGCTGATCTCGTCGTTCTGGGCGACCGTGCACAAGAGCGGCGGCCAGAAGTCCGCCTCGGGCGGCGGCACGCGCGCGGTCCGGGCGACGCGCCTGATCGCCACGCTGCTCGACACCTATCCGTTTGTCGCGTCACAGCGCGATTGGGTGAAGGTCGACGTGGAAGGGGATTTCGTCGTGCACGCGATGCCCAATTGCGTGGCGCTCGTGCTGTCTTCGCTGTTGTCCAACGCGCTGCGCGCGCTCGACGGCGGCAGCGCGCCCGTGTTGCGGCTCGAAGTGGTGGCGTTCCCTGAGCCCGAGATCCGCATCCGCGACAATGGCCCGGGGATCGCGCCGGAGGTCAAGGCGCGTCTGCTGCAGGATCCGGTCACCACCTACGCGGGCGCCGGCGGCCACGGCATGGGCATGATCTTTTGCAACCGCATCATGCAGTCGTTCGGCGGATGCCTGCGGATCGAATCCACGGTCGGCGCGGGGACTACGGTGACCATGGGCTTTCCGGGTTTCAATAGCCGCATGCACAGCGCTGATGATGAGGAGCCGTCTGCTAGTCAGGCGGCTTTGAGATGA